One genomic segment of Cydia splendana chromosome 5, ilCydSple1.2, whole genome shotgun sequence includes these proteins:
- the LOC134790918 gene encoding zinc finger protein ush isoform X2: MSRRKQSNPKPLKREDEEWGNESEAMPGEPRTPSSGGERAASSGGASPASASAGSPAASPPRLRLNTSLATDPALAPSATPVKRELPSPSPPPPPATTQAQARDYLALTAAAFPALFPVAPTGYMCQPCGIRYSSLSTLQAHQEHYCSNRRPKPSESVEPGADAAGDESSSDAKTPRRTGKQYACTYCSYSADKKVSLNRHMRMHSSSPVSSGTPAPTPTSNGEATEGQPSPDRYCTDCDIRFSSIQTFRAHKTHYCSTRQVVKPAAASARGSSVTSGSAPPSPGATPPAQNQYALALPTNPILIVPYSLLRGASTLPGTTLPDPDTPCFLLPNGTFQPLSRAIPNMNSDGKEAEVLKSANRPRESLKDGGTPLDLSVRRTPESVGTDEHEKENRLRSATPEQIVCAPSLPGSPGTPSPQRRSSSPTGESSPKRRRRDSRGPTPKPPSVPSPPEGKFIPVPPAILPPALAMRLASELPLAAASPQVLVKQGVSKCKECNIVFCKYENYRVHKQHYCNSGGDERVSPAPPEPGPPPQYRQLYCLACGIHFSSLDNLATHQSYYCTKRETRSPRSVPEAPRPASGSEGGWKCPCCDVVSPTAAAAQRHMEAHAGVKAFRCTICRYRGNTLRGMRTHIRMHFPKKPADLQEESYIACVVEEDSRETTSPAPAVGERVHRCSSCAYTSTYRGNVVRHARLVHATDEPETEETSPIPAVDIKKEPADTEEETPNYCKSCDISFKYVNTYKAHKQFYCTANNQDAAANNNVPAALPTARVNEVL, encoded by the exons GTGAGGACGAGGAATGGGGAAACGAGAGCGAGGCGATGCCAGGAGAACCTCGCACGCCGAGCTCGGGGGGAGAGCGGGCCGCGTCGAGCGGCGGCGCGTCGCCCGCGTCGGCGTCGGCGGGCTCCCCGGCCGCCTCGCCGCCGCGCCTGCGCCTCAACACGAGCCTCGCCACTGACCCCGCCCTGGCGCCCTCCGCCACGCCGGTCAAGCGCGAGCTCCCTTCGCCCTCTCCTCCGCCGCCGCCTGCAACGACGCAAGCGCAAGCCAGGGACTACCTCGCTCTAACAGCGGCGGCGTTCCCTGCGCTCTTCCCGGTCGCTCCGACCGGCTACATGTGCCAGCCATGCGGCATTCGCTATTCTTCTCTAAGCACGTTGCAAGCGCACCAGGAGCACTACTGCTCGAACAGGCGGCCGAAGCCTTCGGAATCTGTGGAACCGGGCGCTGATGCAGCAGGAGATGAATCCAGTAGCGATGCGAAGACTCCGAGACGTACAGGAAAGCAATATGCTTGCACCTACTGCTCGTATAGCGCTGATAAGAAAGTCAGCCTTAACAGACACATGCGCATGCATTCTTCATCTCCAGTCAGCAGCGGGACCCCTGCCCCGACCCCGACTTCTAACGGAGAAGCTACCGAAGGCCAACCGTCGCCCGATCGGTACTGCACTGACTGTGATATAAGGTTCAGCTCGATCCAAACGTTTAGAGCTCATAAAACACATTACTGTAGCACGAGACAGGTGGTGAAACCTGCTGCAGCTTCAGCGAGAGGAAGTTCTGTAACCTCAGGGTCTGCGCCTCCATCCCCTGGAGCCACACCACCCGCCCAGAACCAATATGCGCTAGCCCTGCCTACGAATCCTATACTGATCGTCCCGTACTCACTGCTGCGGGGCGCGAGTACCCTCCCGGGCACAACTCTACCAGATCCCGACACGCCGTGCTTTTTACTGCCGAACGGCACATTTCAACCGCTCAGCCGAGCTATACCAAATATGAATTCCGATGGAAAAGAAGCCGAAGTTTTAAAGTCCGCCAATCGGCCTCGGGAATCTTTGAAAGATGGTGGTACTCCTTTGGATTTAAGCGTGCGGCGGACTCCTGAATCAGTTGGTACTGATGAGCATGAGAAGGAAAATAGGCTGCGATCCGCGACGCCTGAACAGATTGTCTGCGCGCCGTCTCTCCCGGGATCTCCAGGCACACCGTCGCCACAGCGTCGATCATCATCTCCTACCGGAGAGAGCTCACCAAAGCGCCGACGACGAGACTCCAGAGGGCCAACGCCAAAGCCCCCAAGCGTCCCCTCCCCACCCGAAGGCAAATTCATCCCCGTACCGCCTGCAATCCTGCCGCCAGCCCTGGCCATGCGTCTAGCCTCAGAACTCCCTCTGGCAGCCGCTTCCCCACAAGTTCTAGTCAAGCAAGGTGTGTCTAAATGCAAAGAATGCAACATCGTCTTCTGCAAATACGAGAATTATCGCGTGCATAAGCAACACTATTGTAACTCGGGCGGGGACGAGCGGGTGAGTCCTGCGCCTCCGGAGCCTGGACCCCCGCCTCAGTACCGCCAGCTCTACTGTTTGGCTTGTGGGATCCACTTCAGTTCTTTAGACAACTTGGcaacgcatcagagctactactgcACGAAGCGCGAGACGCGTTCACCTCGGTCTGTTCCTGAGGCTCCCAGGCCCGCATCTGGGTCGGAGGGAGGATGGAAGTGTCCGTGCTGCGACGTGGTATCGCCGACAGCGGCAGCAGCGCAGCGCCATATGGAGGCACACGCAGGCGTCAAGGCCTTTCGCTGCACCATCTGCCGCTATCGCGGCAACACACTGCGCGGGATGCGTACTCACATACGAATGCACTTCCCGAAGAAGCCTGCTGATTTGCAG GAAGAGAGCTACATAGCCTGCGTGGTCGAAGAAGACAGCCGCGAAACCACTTCCCCCGCCCCCGCCGTAGGGGAGCGCGTGCACCGCTGCAGCTCGTGCGCCTACACCTCCACCTACCGCGGCAACGTCGTCCGCCACGCCCGCCTAGTCCACGCCACCGACGAACCAGAAACAGAGGAAACCTCCCCCATCCCCGCCGTGGACATCAAAAAAGAACCGGCAGATACAGAAGAAGAAACACCCAACTACTGCAAATCTTGCGATATTTCGTTCAAATATGTCAACACTTATAAGGCGCATAAGCAGTTTTATTGCACGGCAAATAACCAGGATGCCGCGGCAAATAATAATGTGCCGGCGGCGCTGCCAACCGCGCGGGTTAACGAAGTGCTTTGA
- the LOC134790918 gene encoding zinc finger protein ush isoform X1, with amino-acid sequence MLLWLRYLKQLELACAGVPPGGAVDVKTLCEDEEWGNESEAMPGEPRTPSSGGERAASSGGASPASASAGSPAASPPRLRLNTSLATDPALAPSATPVKRELPSPSPPPPPATTQAQARDYLALTAAAFPALFPVAPTGYMCQPCGIRYSSLSTLQAHQEHYCSNRRPKPSESVEPGADAAGDESSSDAKTPRRTGKQYACTYCSYSADKKVSLNRHMRMHSSSPVSSGTPAPTPTSNGEATEGQPSPDRYCTDCDIRFSSIQTFRAHKTHYCSTRQVVKPAAASARGSSVTSGSAPPSPGATPPAQNQYALALPTNPILIVPYSLLRGASTLPGTTLPDPDTPCFLLPNGTFQPLSRAIPNMNSDGKEAEVLKSANRPRESLKDGGTPLDLSVRRTPESVGTDEHEKENRLRSATPEQIVCAPSLPGSPGTPSPQRRSSSPTGESSPKRRRRDSRGPTPKPPSVPSPPEGKFIPVPPAILPPALAMRLASELPLAAASPQVLVKQGVSKCKECNIVFCKYENYRVHKQHYCNSGGDERVSPAPPEPGPPPQYRQLYCLACGIHFSSLDNLATHQSYYCTKRETRSPRSVPEAPRPASGSEGGWKCPCCDVVSPTAAAAQRHMEAHAGVKAFRCTICRYRGNTLRGMRTHIRMHFPKKPADLQEESYIACVVEEDSRETTSPAPAVGERVHRCSSCAYTSTYRGNVVRHARLVHATDEPETEETSPIPAVDIKKEPADTEEETPNYCKSCDISFKYVNTYKAHKQFYCTANNQDAAANNNVPAALPTARVNEVL; translated from the exons GTGAGGACGAGGAATGGGGAAACGAGAGCGAGGCGATGCCAGGAGAACCTCGCACGCCGAGCTCGGGGGGAGAGCGGGCCGCGTCGAGCGGCGGCGCGTCGCCCGCGTCGGCGTCGGCGGGCTCCCCGGCCGCCTCGCCGCCGCGCCTGCGCCTCAACACGAGCCTCGCCACTGACCCCGCCCTGGCGCCCTCCGCCACGCCGGTCAAGCGCGAGCTCCCTTCGCCCTCTCCTCCGCCGCCGCCTGCAACGACGCAAGCGCAAGCCAGGGACTACCTCGCTCTAACAGCGGCGGCGTTCCCTGCGCTCTTCCCGGTCGCTCCGACCGGCTACATGTGCCAGCCATGCGGCATTCGCTATTCTTCTCTAAGCACGTTGCAAGCGCACCAGGAGCACTACTGCTCGAACAGGCGGCCGAAGCCTTCGGAATCTGTGGAACCGGGCGCTGATGCAGCAGGAGATGAATCCAGTAGCGATGCGAAGACTCCGAGACGTACAGGAAAGCAATATGCTTGCACCTACTGCTCGTATAGCGCTGATAAGAAAGTCAGCCTTAACAGACACATGCGCATGCATTCTTCATCTCCAGTCAGCAGCGGGACCCCTGCCCCGACCCCGACTTCTAACGGAGAAGCTACCGAAGGCCAACCGTCGCCCGATCGGTACTGCACTGACTGTGATATAAGGTTCAGCTCGATCCAAACGTTTAGAGCTCATAAAACACATTACTGTAGCACGAGACAGGTGGTGAAACCTGCTGCAGCTTCAGCGAGAGGAAGTTCTGTAACCTCAGGGTCTGCGCCTCCATCCCCTGGAGCCACACCACCCGCCCAGAACCAATATGCGCTAGCCCTGCCTACGAATCCTATACTGATCGTCCCGTACTCACTGCTGCGGGGCGCGAGTACCCTCCCGGGCACAACTCTACCAGATCCCGACACGCCGTGCTTTTTACTGCCGAACGGCACATTTCAACCGCTCAGCCGAGCTATACCAAATATGAATTCCGATGGAAAAGAAGCCGAAGTTTTAAAGTCCGCCAATCGGCCTCGGGAATCTTTGAAAGATGGTGGTACTCCTTTGGATTTAAGCGTGCGGCGGACTCCTGAATCAGTTGGTACTGATGAGCATGAGAAGGAAAATAGGCTGCGATCCGCGACGCCTGAACAGATTGTCTGCGCGCCGTCTCTCCCGGGATCTCCAGGCACACCGTCGCCACAGCGTCGATCATCATCTCCTACCGGAGAGAGCTCACCAAAGCGCCGACGACGAGACTCCAGAGGGCCAACGCCAAAGCCCCCAAGCGTCCCCTCCCCACCCGAAGGCAAATTCATCCCCGTACCGCCTGCAATCCTGCCGCCAGCCCTGGCCATGCGTCTAGCCTCAGAACTCCCTCTGGCAGCCGCTTCCCCACAAGTTCTAGTCAAGCAAGGTGTGTCTAAATGCAAAGAATGCAACATCGTCTTCTGCAAATACGAGAATTATCGCGTGCATAAGCAACACTATTGTAACTCGGGCGGGGACGAGCGGGTGAGTCCTGCGCCTCCGGAGCCTGGACCCCCGCCTCAGTACCGCCAGCTCTACTGTTTGGCTTGTGGGATCCACTTCAGTTCTTTAGACAACTTGGcaacgcatcagagctactactgcACGAAGCGCGAGACGCGTTCACCTCGGTCTGTTCCTGAGGCTCCCAGGCCCGCATCTGGGTCGGAGGGAGGATGGAAGTGTCCGTGCTGCGACGTGGTATCGCCGACAGCGGCAGCAGCGCAGCGCCATATGGAGGCACACGCAGGCGTCAAGGCCTTTCGCTGCACCATCTGCCGCTATCGCGGCAACACACTGCGCGGGATGCGTACTCACATACGAATGCACTTCCCGAAGAAGCCTGCTGATTTGCAG GAAGAGAGCTACATAGCCTGCGTGGTCGAAGAAGACAGCCGCGAAACCACTTCCCCCGCCCCCGCCGTAGGGGAGCGCGTGCACCGCTGCAGCTCGTGCGCCTACACCTCCACCTACCGCGGCAACGTCGTCCGCCACGCCCGCCTAGTCCACGCCACCGACGAACCAGAAACAGAGGAAACCTCCCCCATCCCCGCCGTGGACATCAAAAAAGAACCGGCAGATACAGAAGAAGAAACACCCAACTACTGCAAATCTTGCGATATTTCGTTCAAATATGTCAACACTTATAAGGCGCATAAGCAGTTTTATTGCACGGCAAATAACCAGGATGCCGCGGCAAATAATAATGTGCCGGCGGCGCTGCCAACCGCGCGGGTTAACGAAGTGCTTTGA
- the LOC134790918 gene encoding zinc finger protein ush isoform X3 — translation MPGEPRTPSSGGERAASSGGASPASASAGSPAASPPRLRLNTSLATDPALAPSATPVKRELPSPSPPPPPATTQAQARDYLALTAAAFPALFPVAPTGYMCQPCGIRYSSLSTLQAHQEHYCSNRRPKPSESVEPGADAAGDESSSDAKTPRRTGKQYACTYCSYSADKKVSLNRHMRMHSSSPVSSGTPAPTPTSNGEATEGQPSPDRYCTDCDIRFSSIQTFRAHKTHYCSTRQVVKPAAASARGSSVTSGSAPPSPGATPPAQNQYALALPTNPILIVPYSLLRGASTLPGTTLPDPDTPCFLLPNGTFQPLSRAIPNMNSDGKEAEVLKSANRPRESLKDGGTPLDLSVRRTPESVGTDEHEKENRLRSATPEQIVCAPSLPGSPGTPSPQRRSSSPTGESSPKRRRRDSRGPTPKPPSVPSPPEGKFIPVPPAILPPALAMRLASELPLAAASPQVLVKQGVSKCKECNIVFCKYENYRVHKQHYCNSGGDERVSPAPPEPGPPPQYRQLYCLACGIHFSSLDNLATHQSYYCTKRETRSPRSVPEAPRPASGSEGGWKCPCCDVVSPTAAAAQRHMEAHAGVKAFRCTICRYRGNTLRGMRTHIRMHFPKKPADLQEESYIACVVEEDSRETTSPAPAVGERVHRCSSCAYTSTYRGNVVRHARLVHATDEPETEETSPIPAVDIKKEPADTEEETPNYCKSCDISFKYVNTYKAHKQFYCTANNQDAAANNNVPAALPTARVNEVL, via the exons ATGCCAGGAGAACCTCGCACGCCGAGCTCGGGGGGAGAGCGGGCCGCGTCGAGCGGCGGCGCGTCGCCCGCGTCGGCGTCGGCGGGCTCCCCGGCCGCCTCGCCGCCGCGCCTGCGCCTCAACACGAGCCTCGCCACTGACCCCGCCCTGGCGCCCTCCGCCACGCCGGTCAAGCGCGAGCTCCCTTCGCCCTCTCCTCCGCCGCCGCCTGCAACGACGCAAGCGCAAGCCAGGGACTACCTCGCTCTAACAGCGGCGGCGTTCCCTGCGCTCTTCCCGGTCGCTCCGACCGGCTACATGTGCCAGCCATGCGGCATTCGCTATTCTTCTCTAAGCACGTTGCAAGCGCACCAGGAGCACTACTGCTCGAACAGGCGGCCGAAGCCTTCGGAATCTGTGGAACCGGGCGCTGATGCAGCAGGAGATGAATCCAGTAGCGATGCGAAGACTCCGAGACGTACAGGAAAGCAATATGCTTGCACCTACTGCTCGTATAGCGCTGATAAGAAAGTCAGCCTTAACAGACACATGCGCATGCATTCTTCATCTCCAGTCAGCAGCGGGACCCCTGCCCCGACCCCGACTTCTAACGGAGAAGCTACCGAAGGCCAACCGTCGCCCGATCGGTACTGCACTGACTGTGATATAAGGTTCAGCTCGATCCAAACGTTTAGAGCTCATAAAACACATTACTGTAGCACGAGACAGGTGGTGAAACCTGCTGCAGCTTCAGCGAGAGGAAGTTCTGTAACCTCAGGGTCTGCGCCTCCATCCCCTGGAGCCACACCACCCGCCCAGAACCAATATGCGCTAGCCCTGCCTACGAATCCTATACTGATCGTCCCGTACTCACTGCTGCGGGGCGCGAGTACCCTCCCGGGCACAACTCTACCAGATCCCGACACGCCGTGCTTTTTACTGCCGAACGGCACATTTCAACCGCTCAGCCGAGCTATACCAAATATGAATTCCGATGGAAAAGAAGCCGAAGTTTTAAAGTCCGCCAATCGGCCTCGGGAATCTTTGAAAGATGGTGGTACTCCTTTGGATTTAAGCGTGCGGCGGACTCCTGAATCAGTTGGTACTGATGAGCATGAGAAGGAAAATAGGCTGCGATCCGCGACGCCTGAACAGATTGTCTGCGCGCCGTCTCTCCCGGGATCTCCAGGCACACCGTCGCCACAGCGTCGATCATCATCTCCTACCGGAGAGAGCTCACCAAAGCGCCGACGACGAGACTCCAGAGGGCCAACGCCAAAGCCCCCAAGCGTCCCCTCCCCACCCGAAGGCAAATTCATCCCCGTACCGCCTGCAATCCTGCCGCCAGCCCTGGCCATGCGTCTAGCCTCAGAACTCCCTCTGGCAGCCGCTTCCCCACAAGTTCTAGTCAAGCAAGGTGTGTCTAAATGCAAAGAATGCAACATCGTCTTCTGCAAATACGAGAATTATCGCGTGCATAAGCAACACTATTGTAACTCGGGCGGGGACGAGCGGGTGAGTCCTGCGCCTCCGGAGCCTGGACCCCCGCCTCAGTACCGCCAGCTCTACTGTTTGGCTTGTGGGATCCACTTCAGTTCTTTAGACAACTTGGcaacgcatcagagctactactgcACGAAGCGCGAGACGCGTTCACCTCGGTCTGTTCCTGAGGCTCCCAGGCCCGCATCTGGGTCGGAGGGAGGATGGAAGTGTCCGTGCTGCGACGTGGTATCGCCGACAGCGGCAGCAGCGCAGCGCCATATGGAGGCACACGCAGGCGTCAAGGCCTTTCGCTGCACCATCTGCCGCTATCGCGGCAACACACTGCGCGGGATGCGTACTCACATACGAATGCACTTCCCGAAGAAGCCTGCTGATTTGCAG GAAGAGAGCTACATAGCCTGCGTGGTCGAAGAAGACAGCCGCGAAACCACTTCCCCCGCCCCCGCCGTAGGGGAGCGCGTGCACCGCTGCAGCTCGTGCGCCTACACCTCCACCTACCGCGGCAACGTCGTCCGCCACGCCCGCCTAGTCCACGCCACCGACGAACCAGAAACAGAGGAAACCTCCCCCATCCCCGCCGTGGACATCAAAAAAGAACCGGCAGATACAGAAGAAGAAACACCCAACTACTGCAAATCTTGCGATATTTCGTTCAAATATGTCAACACTTATAAGGCGCATAAGCAGTTTTATTGCACGGCAAATAACCAGGATGCCGCGGCAAATAATAATGTGCCGGCGGCGCTGCCAACCGCGCGGGTTAACGAAGTGCTTTGA
- the LOC134790976 gene encoding probable RNA polymerase II nuclear localization protein SLC7A6OS isoform X1: MATSTILRVKRRLEDNPQDALVLMCKRMKTDAEEVSPSLFVFRGTVDNQETANVKDIVPKADVKLKSTHNVSDIIDKLRKERQVVSSENRYEVVNCHRGLKEASDEFDLVDLEQKDQKADEQYAYDLYTAAKQDFDISMLDNLVSIEHYETDLIFGTYRDNGEQSSDDADDDDDSNDENNWRNDYPDEEDGDSSIDEEDMVRAVERCGIESDLSSDAGEDRIYDGPPDISNEDVLRYGAAYAAYKARVLAGAGKEPGKEFAYCTEIDDVDASPGYKDDSDDGFYYGQEEDSKQFREQYSSDEPD, from the exons ATGGCTACTTCAACAATATTGCGCGTAAAACGTCGGCTTGAGGACAATCCGCAGGATGCCTTGGTTCTCATGTGCAAGCGCATGAAAACAGATGCTGAAGAGGTTTCACCATCGCTGTTCGTGTTTAGGGGCACAGTTGACAATCAG gaAACTGCAAATGTTAAAGATATAGTACCAAAAGCAGATGTAAAATTGAAATCTACACACAATGTCAGCGATATTATTGACAAACTCCGAAAAGAAAGACAGGTGGTCTCATCTGAAAACAG ATATGAAGTGGTAAACTGCCACCGAGGCCTGAAAGAAGCCTCGGACGAGTTTGACCTGGTCGACCTGGAACAGAAGGACCAGAAGGCGGACGAGCAGTATGCTTATGATCTGTACACCGCTGCCAAGCAGGACTTTGATATATCCATGTTGGATAATTTAGTCAG TATAGAACACTACGAAACAGACTTAATATTCGGCACATACCGTGACAACGGCGAGCAGTCGTCGGACGACGCGGACGACGACGACGACTCCAACGACGAGAACAACTGGCGGAACGACTATCCGGACGAGGAGGATGGGGACAGTAGTATTGATGAGGAGGATATGGTGCGTGCTGTGGAGAGGTGCGGGATAG AATCTGACCTGTCAAGTGACGCCGGTGAAGACCGCATTTACGATGGTCCCCCAGACATAAGCAACGAAGATGTGCTTCGGTACGGGGCGGCCTATGCGGCCTATAAGGCGCGCGTTTTGGCCGGAGCGGGGAAAGAACCAGGAAAGGAATTTGCCTACTGCACGGAAATTGAC gaTGTAGACGCGAGCCCGGGCTACAAGGATGACAGCGATGACGGTTTCTACTACGGCCAGGAGGAGGATTCCAAACAGTTTCGGGAGCAGTACTCCTCCGACGAGCCGGACTGA
- the LOC134790976 gene encoding probable RNA polymerase II nuclear localization protein SLC7A6OS isoform X2 — MATSTILRVKRRLEDNPQDALVLMCKRMKTDAEEVSPSLFVFRGTVDNQETANVKDIVPKADVKLKSTHNVSDIIDKLRKERQVVSSENRYEVVNCHRGLKEASDEFDLVDLEQKDQKADEQYAYDLYTAAKQDFDISMLDNLVSIEHYETDLIFGTYRDNGEQSSDDADDDDDSNDENNWRNDYPDEEDGDSSIDEEDMVRAVERCGIESDLSSDAGEDRIYDGPPDISNEDVLRYGAAYAAYKARVLAGAGKEPGKEFAYCTEIDVNASPGYKDDSDDGFYYGQEEDSKQFREQYSSDEPD, encoded by the exons ATGGCTACTTCAACAATATTGCGCGTAAAACGTCGGCTTGAGGACAATCCGCAGGATGCCTTGGTTCTCATGTGCAAGCGCATGAAAACAGATGCTGAAGAGGTTTCACCATCGCTGTTCGTGTTTAGGGGCACAGTTGACAATCAG gaAACTGCAAATGTTAAAGATATAGTACCAAAAGCAGATGTAAAATTGAAATCTACACACAATGTCAGCGATATTATTGACAAACTCCGAAAAGAAAGACAGGTGGTCTCATCTGAAAACAG ATATGAAGTGGTAAACTGCCACCGAGGCCTGAAAGAAGCCTCGGACGAGTTTGACCTGGTCGACCTGGAACAGAAGGACCAGAAGGCGGACGAGCAGTATGCTTATGATCTGTACACCGCTGCCAAGCAGGACTTTGATATATCCATGTTGGATAATTTAGTCAG TATAGAACACTACGAAACAGACTTAATATTCGGCACATACCGTGACAACGGCGAGCAGTCGTCGGACGACGCGGACGACGACGACGACTCCAACGACGAGAACAACTGGCGGAACGACTATCCGGACGAGGAGGATGGGGACAGTAGTATTGATGAGGAGGATATGGTGCGTGCTGTGGAGAGGTGCGGGATAG AATCTGACCTGTCAAGTGACGCCGGTGAAGACCGCATTTACGATGGTCCCCCAGACATAAGCAACGAAGATGTGCTTCGGTACGGGGCGGCCTATGCGGCCTATAAGGCGCGCGTTTTGGCCGGAGCGGGGAAAGAACCAGGAAAGGAATTTGCCTACTGCACGGAAATTGACGTGA ACGCGAGCCCGGGCTACAAGGATGACAGCGATGACGGTTTCTACTACGGCCAGGAGGAGGATTCCAAACAGTTTCGGGAGCAGTACTCCTCCGACGAGCCGGACTGA